In the Hordeum vulgare subsp. vulgare chromosome 7H, MorexV3_pseudomolecules_assembly, whole genome shotgun sequence genome, one interval contains:
- the LOC123411769 gene encoding uncharacterized protein LOC123411769: protein MSSASSTYIKPDHQHQAPPHEHPCVPNKCSPSIALCFHRHLRARERRRRTSTLVAPGVEYEYEDPVENVPEEQEFYPESARQDGSRTADPEADDAPQLEWEYDEESQRMYVTYPDE, encoded by the exons ATGTCCTCTGCTTCATCGACGTACATCAAG CCCGATCATCAACACCAAGCCCCTCCTCATGAGCATCCATGTGTCCCCAACAAATGTTCCCCCTCGATCGCGCTATGTTTTCATCGTCATCTTCGAGCCCGAGAGCGCCGCCGTCGAACCTCGACTCTG GTAGCACCAGGTGTCGAGTATGAGTACGAGGATCCTGTTGAGAATGTTCCTGAAGAGCAAGAGTTTTATCCCGAGAGTGCCAGGCAAGATG GTTCACGTACCGCAGACCCTGAAGCAGATGATGCTCCACAGCTCGAGTGGGAGTATGATGAGGAGAGTCAGCGCATGTATGTTACCTACCCAGACGAGTAG